The genomic window CAAACTTACCTTATTCAGTGCGGCATAACCAGTCAAAATAATGTGCGAGTTTTCAATTTGAATAACGCGTTGACCCAAACGTACCACATACGAGCCAATACCAATGGTACGACATGTCACCATGGACATTGTGACAATTTCATTGTACGACTGTGATGTTTCGCCCGCAATTAAACCAGCATAGCGTAAATTTTCCACACCCAAACCATCTTCTTTGCCTATGATATCGGTGATCTTATAACGTGGTTCACCTTCATCTTCGATCAGTATTGCACGCACCGAATTCAAATTTGCTACTTTGCTGTAATCTTCAGTGGTCAAATAAAGATATTTGAAACCTTTGTCTGGCTCTTCGGGATCTTCCCATGCCACTTTAAACATTGACTTCACCTCCTCAGCTAAACCGATACGTGCACCACTATTCACTGAAATATAAATCTAATAACGGGCAAAATATGAAATTGGCTTACAAATAATAATCTAAACGACAAATCAATTGTTTTTCTGGATATTGGGtcaaaaaacttttttaagaGATCGAGCACCAAGCAAAAAAGTAATTTCTCCGATTTCTGAAGTTAACCTCCAAAACACAGATTATGGCTTTCGAAGATCGAAATCGGACAAATCCtaatttattcttgattaattGCGTAAAAATGTAGGCGTTGACTTATTTTTCTTATTTCCATTTTTgattgaatacatttttttctcAAGCTTTCATAACAGGTATTTTAAGAGATCAAAAGTCAGATCTTCGAAATAATTAAATAGAAAAATAACACAGCCTCCAGGGGGTAGGGGACTTATTACGAGGCTTATTATGCCTGTTGTAGTAGGCGTCTAAAATAATCAaacgattcaaggggttgtgtagcgaaaccttttcaaggggatgccagcaaaaattatagcttcttcaacccagtTGGCAACCTCACcgacccgtggcgaatcctgtttatttagcaaccgctgctctggcgaccccaagttcctcatggacctagggggtggggcgggatgATTTAGAAGGTTCagtgtggtcatatcaaatcgttcccgaaatggtcgggcttataCCTTCATGATGCTTGTTATGGTAAAGtgacggatctatatccggcaaaggaccatcaactaaCGATTTTTCACTTGCGAAAACGACTTTGGTATTCACTAACTCAATTTAGTCATCGCTGATGTGGTGACAATTGAGtataaatgaaagaaaattgGTTTAACAGCTAATGCTGTTAAAAACATTCAAATATTTGTAGATTATCGAATATCGACAACAAGTTGTTATTGATAATCCGAATCGTTTTACAGCGACGgcgaatatcgttataaaagtcaCAGAACTATAGtgaaattcactaacttttttaaccacatttgtcatcgctttatttgcgaatcgataactataacgatttcgtaattcagtaactattttgtatcgatatttgtttaccgacaataaataaacggcaagtaaattggctgcgttaaaaatcacgaaattaatatttctggaaattttagttgaaaaagaaaatcagagctttaattaaatactttcaaacacgaaaagcggctttatttataaatcaaatggcatttgagtacttggcgtacgttttatcacaagatgaagaattactaaatccatcgccagtggacagacaccttcttagagaagtagatgaaccattccacttgaatgcaacggagtttcgaaagctgtaccgactaaccccagattttactcatgatattatttctcaacttgatgagaattaaggggtacaagaataactgcgatatcaacagacaaaaaaaaaagaaattaataccgtatttacttaccttttgttaaaatatgtaaaaacttcaCAATAAtggcttttaaaagcagttagtatacggaatttatttatttttggcattccttttgtgcttttcgcattttttaggtttcgttaagctgtgcggCCACCTttttactattaaaacgaaatttaaatgtcaactatttcgagtcgttaaaactacgTTAGTGAAtggtacaatcgataaggcaagcgtcaaatcgttaattaaaacctcgacaaatcgcatcgttataagttagtgaattccactacagatcTGAAAATGTATGGCATGCGTCGTATTACCAGATCCGCCATTTTTTCTTTCGATTTATAATacataactttaatttttgtatgaaTTTTCACCCCTTATAACACCAGTTATACATATAagcttgaaagtaaaaaaaaaattatactgtcaaaataatcacccttatcgcggagttcacgcggaaaagtgttcgccttaaCTTCTTtttcgcctatcggcaatttcgggcgaacagaagttcacttcgaaacagctgatgctctattgtgaattagcagtgaacaaataatttacttgcaattgtgtaaattttgtaaccaagcatatatttccttaaaacacaataaaaatagagataaaaaatgtataaaataatgtttagtattgcacttcgGTTGGTATTGATtaagcgcgaggagaatataaatgcgaaagcgattcggaggcaattaagggacagttctaaccttTTGGAGCTAggtgattcactgtaagctaaaaattaccattttcagcacttttgaataacaagttaatttttttcaattagctttcaccaatattacaggctaaacaagccggcattctaatatttcctagatattcttaccaactccttgccaacattgaagcaaaaatttggagttccaccaattgtaaagttgagtacatgtcttcgttttttcgcatagggaaaaggctttggaaaggaccatgaagtgggtcttagccaatcttgtttcagtgaggtgctcaacattttggaaccgttgctttgtccacaatgaataacttggccgactgatacgttgtcataaaaaatagaatttacatacttagcaatacagtaatttcacttttttccacacagcttccgattgtgcattatttattgatttatttttaataataaaagtatcaattttcaaaacaaaaaattacttacattttgttttcctctcgttcgcctgtaaaatataagtgaacaaatttgggtttcctcGCTGTTCATTTCGGCCGAACAAAGAGTTGCTAATAaggcgaaatctttttcgaacacgaaaaattttttcgccaccctctgcgataaggtgaacaaaaactgtgaatattttcgggtgaaaataaaactagcgataagggtgaatattttttaattttttaaagacaatcaaaaaataaaatatattagaaaCTTCGAAAGCCAATATCAACTTTTTGAAGGTGTTCttatttcgaaaaacggaaattaaatttatgtttttaaaCCAATCTCTTCAAAAAATTTGGTTTCGTCCAGTAATCGGAAAAAAGAGATTTTGTTATACATCTTTATTATTTAAGAATAGTCTATGAAGCAGTGCTGCTTGTTAAGCTATTATCTAGCTAGATACAGCCTTGCGCTTTCGATTTAACTATGAAAATTGTGATTAGAATTAtccttttttttcgatatttttccaaATCCTTAAATCGAAAAGTGTTACCGATTCTAAAAGTTATCTAGTCGGTTTCAAGAAGATCTCTGGTACCAACCCCATTTTAAGATTCCTTTTGATTTGAGTCTAGATCATCCGTTTGAGTTCAAATCATTCCGTCGCCAAAACActtataataatataatttattgCATTATAAATTACTCACCCTAGGCACCTTTCTGTTACGCGCCAACTCCGAAGCTTTGCAAAACAGAACGTCCTCCTTGATACCAAATGAACCAATCAAAAATGTCAAATCATTGGCAATCACTATCACTTCGCGACCTTCAGGATATTCTGGTGTGGCTAGAACAATACGCCATGCAACCATGCCgcactaaatatatatatacaaatacatTAACAAATTAAAGAAgagaatatttatttatgttcGTACATTATTTTCGCCAGGCAAACGCTGCATTTCAATTAGATCATCACCATCCAAAACTAGTTCCATACACTCAATCAGAATTTTTTCGGGTATCCTTACGTCAATAGTAGGACGTGCTTTCGAAAACTCCCTCCAATGACGTTCAGTCATTTGGCGGAACATATCGGGTATATCGTAAACATATGTTGTGCCGTTTTGTTGTGCTTGAAAACGTTTTTGTTGTAGAAAATCTTTAGTCATGTAAGGCGTTGAAATGGGATGGCCATGCAATGTGCCTTGCTTTTCACCATAAGCCTTGAATTTGATCtgtaaaaaatagaataaaaataaattttaaagagtGAATCATGTGATGGCGTATTTGGACTTCTAAAAAAAAGGTTGATTGTTTTAAAACCTTGACCAGTGCTGCTAGTTAGGTCTAAGTTGAGGAAATTAAATGGGCTGTGtaccgcaaccctttcaaggagttgccatcatagtttatagcttctccaacctaattgtcaacctcatccaCCAGTGGCAAATCTTgttctttagcaggcgaggctctggcgacattcctcatggaactagggggtggggtggGGCGGGATAGCTTGGAAGGTGATCGGtcttgtaccttaatgatgcttgcttgttaccggaacgtgctggatctatatccgacaacaTTCAACTTAGTTGGAAAGGAAATCTTATCTCTCTGATCTCCTGAATTCACAGAGTGAGAAGAAAAGAACCATTCAAGGCGTTGATAAGCGTAATACAAAggtttatagcttcaaagcttccgtaacccaattgtcaatctcacctacgcgagggggaaacctgttataaatatgaatgtatcatacacatatttagcaggcgaggctctggcgaccccaagtttctcatggaactagggggcggaggccgggatggcctagaaggtttaatgtggtcatattaatcgttcccgagacgggctagtacattaatggtgctttgttatcggaacgtaccggatctatatccggcaaaggaccatcaacatcgataacactccccaaaaccttcgagagtgtctttgtcgttaacacaacaacaacaacaaaagaagaAAATGGCCAATCTTTTCACCGAGTGGAGTAAAGGACAAGTGAGTGTCGTTCGCATGCATTGAAGTGTGTcgaaacactgctctcagaaccgacAGGGGATTTTTCAACACTGTTTGCTGAGGTATATTGCagcaaattattattaatattattaaatatgtcTAAGCTACTTACGATTCCAGTCTCTGGATCTGTCACTTCAGTATACATGGAAATATCTAAGAAATACCCCGAATCGTTGGCAATACACAAGCGTATGGTTTGGGTCGGTGCTTGTGGCGACTGTCGAATCAGCATTTTCAACTCAGCTTGCAGTACACGCAGCTTCCATAGACGTGGACCGTAACGCATTATCATCTTAGTGACAGATTCTTCAATTTTTGCCGGATCCATTATAACAGTGGGAACAAAATTTAGGAAAATATGATTACAATCAGTACGCTTGGCATGCGGATGTGAGAACGCTACTTCCAGTTCATCCATTGATTCAAGTAGAACACGTTCGCCTTCGTTTTGTAGATATTCAAATGAAGCCTCCTGTAACATTTGTGGAGAAACGGATAATTAGTATGATCAttaaaaaagaaacaaacaaaaaattaaaatttacctTTGTAATAAGATCCGAATGACGGATAATGGAACGTATGAAGAAACGATAATCGGTTACTTCTAGACTCTTGGAGCCTTTGGCCTTACCCAAATAGAGATGCATCTTTTGATTAGCCGTTGGTAAAGCTTCCAGTTGATATGATTTCATGCGATTCAATTCAAGTTGAAAAGCACAAGCAGGCTCTAAATGACGATATATTCTATCCTCTTCAAAGTTGTCGCGTGAGCGATAAGTGAAGAACTTGGGAAACTGGCGTCTATAAAGAATATAAGAATATACAAATGGAGTTCAAATTAGTTGTTGTATAATTTGAGAACCATTTCACTAACTTCTTCAAAGCTGCAAACGTAATACGACGTATACGACGCTGGAATAGCTCATCACGATGCAATTTACAAAAACTGCCAAATATGTGCGCCATTTGTACATCATCCATATCACCGTTGTCTTTCACTGCAACACTTACAATATGTATCGGTTCAGTGGATTTAGCCTCTTCGACAGCATTTGCACGTGTAACTGGATCAGAGAGCGAAACATTAATGGAAGTACTCATACGCCCATCAGATATGGAGTCTACACCCTCGACGGCTTCCAAGATCTAGAAGACAAATGAGAATGCAAAAAAATAAGTAAGTGTTTTGAGTTGATTTTTTATTTCATAATAACATTACCTTTGCGTTTACAAAAGCTGGTGATGCGTAATCCTCCAACAAATCCAAGATTTCATCCGAATGCATTTCGAAGTGTTCAAACGAATCAAAAGCAGCCATGCAACCGGTACGCATGAAAGATGAACCGAGCACTTTAGCAGCAGGCTCACCACCTTCTTGCAGGATGCGCGGAAATAGTCTGCCAGGGAAAAGATAAATTAATATTTGCATTAGACGCGCAAACAAGCATAAACATAGCGTGTCCCCTACTACCATCAACGCCAAAAAGGTTGAAGAAGCCATAGAACTTGCTAAACCAGTAGCAGTAGCAGTAGATCCGGACGGGATTGCCACTCTTAAAAACCTTGATTTGACCgatatgaaaatatattttcatgATGATCGAAACCACACGGAGCTTGATACAAGGGCCAGTTTAATACGGTAGGCCACCACTAGGCAGAGGAGatatatcggtcgatatgactttCCTTAGTGCGCCAGTTTCTCACATTTCAGTAGGAGACCAATTCAAGGCTCCTTTTATATTTTATGTATAATAAAAACAGACAGAGCTACGAGCGCATTGTTCATAGGTAAGCAGAATGAATTCCAATCTGAATAAGTAAGCACGTCGATTTGGATCGGATGCTACACACGCGTCTTTGGGAGTCTTCCGTTCAAAAAACCAGCTGCTGCAATGACAAGGCGTAAATATGTCGGAAGCGATGCATACGAAACCCAAGAGGAAACTACAAGGTTTGGTATTTCTTTATTCGGCAGTATATCCGTCAGGAACGGTAATCATTATgagttaaaatatataaatcaggaAATTATCATTATACTTTGATTTATATAATTTTGATTGGGATAATTATTATTTACTGAGTTTTATTTTTTGATTAAAGGTAGtaattaaatttgattttaataattaagataagaaatattaattttccttgatttttaaaattttgatcactaataaaaattacttTTGATATTTTACTCAAGAATAATTATTACTTCTGATCTTTCCTTCAGCCATAATTATTATCTTCGGTTTTTATTGTTTTGATTAATTAATTAACTTAATtaacttttaataattattttttcaatcaagaatatttatttatatattttatttatttaatttaatttaatttatttttttattcataataCAACTCAAAGCGTCATATCTCGTTTACTATAagaactttcaacttaaaatttaaaacgaaatttcCTCTTTCTCTGCAGTTGCTAATCCCTAAAAAAATCTCTGAAAATTTTACTATTAGGGCTGGAGAATTGGTATGCAAATGAAATCAATTTGCtttcatttccacatcatacacaaaAATGTTAATAATGTCACCAACTCATCGACCCAATCAACACCATCTGATTATACCAAATGATTCAatcactagaggtttgttctctacTCACAGCAGAGCTTTGACACAACCAAGTTTAAAAATCGGGACGGATTGCTTTCACGAAGGTAGAAAAACGAGGATCCAATTCCCTCCACGAAAATTGTATAAGAAAAGTTCCTTAAATAGTATTGTAACGCATTTTGGGAATTTCCTGATAACTTCTActaaagttcgaatcgctgaactgtcgaataataaTCCCAATCTTCagtatttagactactttgggagtagtacttcacaattatacttcacaactaatagcgtgtttaaatcaaactgactagttattcctcagcttgcgcagaTTTTATACTCACAGttgcctcgtttgcatatttctcttaaggtctagacttttgaCGAACAGCGCACAGTtatatcgcatacttggttatttagctatatgagTGTCTAtgtgtaacaacttctgctcttagttgtgtatgtgtatgtgagataatcttcaagctgctggttatgtgtgcgaAATATTCTTGCTTTAATTTGTATATGTACATCAGTGTGGcggcttgctgtttttgttgttgtgattatttacaaaTAGATTATGTCAAGACAACTATGGTGGTATATCCAAAGATATCGTGCAGAATTCAGAACATactgatttttttattttcgaagaAAGGAGAATAAATATATCGGATTCACTCAATGGTCAGAAACCATTGTCGCCGTTAGGTAATGGGGCAATTAAAAAATACCGTTCAAGTGAGCTTTTCCTACTTAGCTAGGGCAGCGGCCACCCAACCTTACCTAACATAGTGACTTTGCCGTATATatgcataaaaaatataaatataatcgCAATTACCTATTCGGATGAGCGGTGGGTAGTAAAAACTGGAAATGCACAAGCGGTAAACCACCTGATAACTCCAAATGCTGTAAGCACGTCAACTCATACGATGTGTATGCACGTCTCACGTAAACCTCCAGAGCAGCATTGCAAACTTGACGATTTGTATGATAGAAGAAATCGTGTAAAATATCGAATATTGAAGTCTCTGATAATATCAAACGTTGTAAATTCTCCGGATGGAAATCATGACCATACATATCAACGGCCGATAAGAATATAGACTCCATTTGATTATGACGCAGCTCATAGGCTGGTTGATGCGCAGCAATAAGCACCTGGCGACAACGTAAGGCGACACGTGAATGTTCTGCGCGATTCAATGATGTCAATTCGCTTAATGTATTCGCCAATTCATCGGTTAGACCCGGTTCAAATGACCACAAATGATCAATTAACAGAGTAACTAATAAATTCTTCTTGGAAACTTGAGCATGCGAAAAAATGGTATTCACAACCTTTTGCATATCATCCTTACTATTTTCACGTACTAATGCAACACACTTATCATAATGGCCATGTTGAAATTGAGATTCCACTTCATAATATTGACGTAATAATTCATGTACAACAGCCTTCATACGTCCTCTTATACCATTGCGATAACGTTGCACAAGCTGTACAATACCTTGCGTGGTAAGGAAGAAGACATCACGATCGGTACGCTTTTGTAGCGTAGCTGCATGACTATCAATCACGGCAGCAATTTGTTGTGATGGAAATTGTGCCAACACGCTGGTTATATTACGTTCGTATAATGTCATTAGCTTACGTATTTTCTTCTCGACCGATACTGGTATACGGCCAGATATAGACGCAATCACCTCTTGCAACTCAAGCAAAGGCAATGAAGCATCACGCAAACTTGCCATAAATTTCTCAATGACATCACGCAAACGTTGTGCATTATATGGTTCGGGTAAACAATAGCCCGCTAAGGTATTTTCTAAGATGGATTTATACATATTATGAGCACGATTGAGTTTCTCAGGCACTTGCGTATGATCAGATTGTGGGAAGGGACTTTTGTAGGGTTGTGCTTTTGTCACCAATGATGGATCATCTAGCTCCAAGTGACCCAACAATGTGCCAGCATCCAGTACAGCGCCCGGACGACGTAGGAATGAAACTGTACCAGCTTCTTGTGATGTAAGTGTCATTACCATTTTCATTACTTCAATTTCAGCGTAGGCTTGACCTTTAGCAACATGTGCACCATCTTCAATTAATAAATTGATCAATTTACCAGCGGATGGACTACGCAATAGTGAAGGGTCATTTTCTTTTTCAAAGACGCAAGTTTGGTTGCCAATGACCAAACGATAACGATCCACTTCTTCTTTCATATAAGTCGTATACGATGCACCTTCCAGTGAGAGCAACAGTCCACCATCCGATAAACGATGTATTTCTACTTCCTTGAATGAATTATTCATGAGCAGGAAATAAGAATTAGCGCCACTTTTGGCAGCTTCCACTTTGTAGCGTAAACCACCGTTAATCAATTCTACATCTACAACATTTGTAAGCGTATTGGCTGCTTGTATTTGACCCTTTTCCAGTGATGTTTGGAAGCTATTGAATGCTTCGTTGATCTGCCGATCGGCGATATGCAACGCACCACAAACTACACCCAAAAGTATGTCCGGTTTTTCCGATTGTACACGCTCTGCAATTAACGCATCCAACCAAGCTGTATCAATGCTATTGTCCAGAAAACTATTCGTCTCCAAAAGTGTTATTAAATATTCAACAGTTGTACGAAAGTCACCACGTATGGAAAGCTCCTTCAGTGCAATAACCAAATTTTCACGTGCTTGTTGTCGATTTTCTCCCCATGAGAAACAATGACCAAACTGCGAATCAGCATATTCGTGTAAGCCACCGGAAGCGGCAACACTGAAGTAGCCCCAAACGTTTTTACTCGAACGGAAATTCAATTCTTGCACTGTACCCGAGCTGGGTTTGAATCCTTCATCTGGATTTTCCGAAGTAATACGCGCCGCAATAACATGTCCCGAAGGTTGTGGCTTATTTACGGGCATTTCGAAATCGATTATCGATGAACCCCACGGCGATTCCCCATATAATAGACGTATATCTTTCAAACGATATAGAGGTATACCCATACCAATTTGTAATTGTGCAGCTGGCAAATTAACATCTGCTACCATTTCCGTACAAGGATGTTCTACTTGCAGACGTGGATTTAACTCCAGGAAATAGTATTGTCCATCTGGATCGTACAAGTACTCAACAGTACCGGCGCTAACATAACCCACCATTTTAGCTAGACGTACAGCAGCTTTCTCCATTTCTTCAAAAACTTCGGGTTGTGCAACAATCGCCGGTGCTTCTTCTATAATTTTTTGATGACGACGCTGTATTGAGCAATCACGACCAAATAAACTAATCGCATTGCCAAATTGATCGGCCAATAACTGTACTTCAAGATGGCGTGCACCGCGTGCCAATTTCATTACGAATATTGGCGATCCGGGAACTTCGGATTGTACTTGGCGGAAAAGTGCTGGGAATTCTTCGGAGGCGTCTACACGACGAATACCTTTACCACCCCCACCTTCGGAGGCTTTAATCATGACAGGGAAGCCTGCAAATAAAGG from Eurosta solidaginis isolate ZX-2024a chromosome 3, ASM4086904v1, whole genome shotgun sequence includes these protein-coding regions:
- the ACC gene encoding acetyl-CoA carboxylase isoform X2, whose amino-acid sequence is MGNVLSLSRHLKTLRVLLNWKYNKTSSEPQKEPPEITSNNHNNSDCISRIKKVQFSHENITIKEDINKVDATGLLQNSNCNNFNLHSNNNSELSMSNDTASPERPSFLVGDEIEANGHDEGNEAHDEVPQKMKNESRVQIDLMERRKRLRPSMSRGTGLGQDRYQDRDFTIATPEEFVKKFGGTRVINKVLIANNGIAAVKCMRSIRRWSYEMFKIERAIRFVVMVTPEDLKANAEYIKMADHYVPVPGGSNNNNYANVELIVDIALRTQVQAVWAGWGHASENPKLPELLHKEGLVFLGPPERAMWALGDKVASSIVAQTAEIPTLPWSGSELKAHYNGKKIKISSELFQRGCVSNAEEGLNAAKKIGFPVMIKASEGGGGKGIRRVDASEEFPALFRQVQSEVPGSPIFVMKLARGARHLEVQLLADQFGNAISLFGRDCSIQRRHQKIIEEAPAIVAQPEVFEEMEKAAVRLAKMVGYVSAGTVEYLYDPDGQYYFLELNPRLQVEHPCTEMVADVNLPAAQLQIGMGIPLYRLKDIRLLYGESPWGSSIIDFEMPVNKPQPSGHVIAARITSENPDEGFKPSSGTVQELNFRSSKNVWGYFSVAASGGLHEYADSQFGHCFSWGENRQQARENLVIALKELSIRGDFRTTVEYLITLLETNSFLDNSIDTAWLDALIAERVQSEKPDILLGVVCGALHIADRQINEAFNSFQTSLEKGQIQAANTLTNVVDVELINGGLRYKVEAAKSGANSYFLLMNNSFKEVEIHRLSDGGLLLSLEGASYTTYMKEEVDRYRLVIGNQTCVFEKENDPSLLRSPSAGKLINLLIEDGAHVAKGQAYAEIEVMKMVMTLTSQEAGTVSFLRRPGAVLDAGTLLGHLELDDPSLVTKAQPYKSPFPQSDHTQVPEKLNRAHNMYKSILENTLAGYCLPEPYNAQRLRDVIEKFMASLRDASLPLLELQEVIASISGRIPVSVEKKIRKLMTLYERNITSVLAQFPSQQIAAVIDSHAATLQKRTDRDVFFLTTQGIVQLVQRYRNGIRGRMKAVVHELLRQYYEVESQFQHGHYDKCVALVRENSKDDMQKVVNTIFSHAQVSKKNLLVTLLIDHLWSFEPGLTDELANTLSELTSLNRAEHSRVALRCRQVLIAAHQPAYELRHNQMESIFLSAVDMYGHDFHPENLQRLILSETSIFDILHDFFYHTNRQVCNAALEVYVRRAYTSYELTCLQHLELSGGLPLVHFQFLLPTAHPNRLFPRILQEGGEPAAKVLGSSFMRTGCMAAFDSFEHFEMHSDEILDLLEDYASPAFVNAKILEAVEGVDSISDGRMSTSINVSLSDPVTRANAVEEAKSTEPIHIVSVAVKDNGDMDDVQMAHIFGSFCKLHRDELFQRRIRRITFAALKKRQFPKFFTYRSRDNFEEDRIYRHLEPACAFQLELNRMKSYQLEALPTANQKMHLYLGKAKGSKSLEVTDYRFFIRSIIRHSDLITKEASFEYLQNEGERVLLESMDELEVAFSHPHAKRTDCNHIFLNFVPTVIMDPAKIEESVTKMIMRYGPRLWKLRVLQAELKMLIRQSPQAPTQTIRLCIANDSGYFLDISMYTEVTDPETGIIKFKAYGEKQGTLHGHPISTPYMTKDFLQQKRFQAQQNGTTYVYDIPDMFRQMTERHWREFSKARPTIDVRIPEKILIECMELVLDGDDLIEMQRLPGENNCGMVAWRIVLATPEYPEGREVIVIANDLTFLIGSFGIKEDVLFCKASELARNRKVPRIYISVNSGARIGLAEEVKSMFKVAWEDPEEPDKGFKYLYLTTEDYSKVANLNSVRAILIEDEGEPRYKITDIIGKEDGLGVENLRYAGLIAGETSQSYNEIVTMSMVTCRTIGIGSYVVRLGQRVIQIENSHIILTGYAALNKLLGRKVYASNNQLGGVQIMYNNGVTHKTEAVDLDGVYTLLQWLSYIPAYIGCDLPLVLPNDRIDRSVDFMPTKSPYDPRWMLAGRVNPVNSSEWENGFFDRDSWTEIMQPWAKTVVTGRARLGGVPVGVIAVETRTVEVELPADPANLDSEAKTLQQAGQVWYPDSSYKTAQAIKDFGREELPLIIFANWRGFSGGMKDMYEQIVKFGAYIVDGLREYKKPIIIYLPPNAELRGGAWAVLDSLINPRYMETYADPEARGGVLEPEGVVEIKYKEKDLLKTIHRLDTTTIALKKELEELNTAGDKINAALIEEKLKIRISQLMHVYHTVAVHFADLHDTPERMLEKECISEIIPWRDSRRLLHWRLRRLLLEDTFIKKLIKAQESLSVGQAKQMLRRWLVEDRGATDAYIWDKNEEMVHWYEKQKHQDSVVTKNINAVKQDAIISKITEMLEDCPHVALDAVVSICQGLTPMNRGTVVRTLAQLELNEETTATNTQG